From Aquila chrysaetos chrysaetos chromosome 3, bAquChr1.4, whole genome shotgun sequence, the proteins below share one genomic window:
- the JMJD4 gene encoding 2-oxoglutarate and iron-dependent oxygenase JMJD4: protein MDRATFACSTAFFRDYNSSSQGAFCLPGGHVDFIEKVESFTYSDFFRDYLIPNHPCIFSAKFTEDWGSRRNWVTWDGKPNFDHLLQKFGEAVVPVANCDVKEYNSNPKEELPFKEYIKYWKEYIKNDYRSPRGCLYLKDWHLSRAFPEQDVYTTPVYFSSDWLNEYWDAIAVDDYRFVYMGPKGSWTPFHADVFRSYSWSANICGRKKWLLYPAGQEEYLKDRHGNLPFDVTAPSLQDRSVYPRYNQSQPPVEIVQEAGEIVFIPSGWHHQVYNLEDTISINHNWVNGCNVAIMWCFLQDELAAVQREINEWKDPMDDWHLQCQLIMKSCTGIDYKEFYNFLKVIAENRISVLENGFDDEASAKNTPKAAISTLGMLHAVFDLKRTVKVLTSLSANEDFKKLDLTSLSPPPEALLHHLKAAIDTALL, encoded by the exons ATGGACAGGGCAACATTTGCCTGTTCCACTGCCTTTTTTCGTGACTACAACAGTTCATCTCAGGGTGCGTTCTGTCTCCCCGGAGGACACGTTGACTTTATTGAAAAAGTAGAATCATTCACTTACTCAGACTTTTTCCGGGATTATTTGATTCCCAACCATCCCTGTATTTTCTCAGCTAAGTTCACTGAAGActggggcagcaggagaaatTGGGTTACTTGGGATGGAAAGCCTAACTTTGATCATCTGCTGCAGAAGTTTG GAGAGGCTGTAGTACCTGTTGCCAACTGTGATGTCAAGGAGTACAATTCTAACCCAAAGGAGGAGCTCCCCTTCAAGGAGTATATAAAGTACTGGAAAGAGTACATTAAAAATGACTACCGTTCACCCCGAGGGTGCCTTTATCTAAAGGACTGGCACCTGAGCAG AGCTTTCCCCGAGCAAGATGTGTATACAACCCCTGTGTATTTCTCATCCGACTGGCTGAATGAATACTGGGATGCTATAGCTGTGGATGATTACCGGTTTGTCTACATGGGACCTAAAGGTTCATG GACTCCATTCCATGCTGATGTCTTCCGTTCCTATAGCTGGTCGGCCAATATATGCGGGAGAAAGAAATGGCTGTTATACCCCGCAGGACAGGAGGAGTATCTGAAAGACCGCCACGGCAACTTGCCCTTCGACGTGACTGCACCTAGTCTTCAGGACAGGAGTGTTTACCCTCGCTACAACCAAAGTCAACCCCCTGTTGAAATTGTGCAGGAAGCAGGGGAGATAGTCTTCATCCCCAGTGGATGGCATCATCAAGTTTACAATCTG GAGGATACTATTTCCATTAACCACAACTGGGTGAATGGCTGCAATGTGGCTATAATGTGGTGCTTCCTCCAGGATGAATTAGCAGCTGTCCAGCGGGAAATCAATGAATGGAAGGACCCTATGGATGATTGGCACCTACAATGCCAG ttgATCATGAAGTCTTGCACGGGTATAGACTACAAAGAGttctacaacttcctcaaaGTTATTGCAGAGAACAGGATTTCTGTCTTGGAAAACGGCTTCGATGATGAAGCTTCGGCAAAGAACACTCCAAAAGCAGCCATTTCCACCTTGGGCATGCTCCATGCAGTGTTTGATTTAAAGAGGACTGTGAAGGTGTTAACATCATTGAGTGCTAATGAAGATTTCAAGAAACTAGACCTGACGTCACTTTCTCCACCTCCGGAGGCATTGCTCCACCACTTGAAAGCAGCAATAGATACAGCACTACTCTAA